One segment of Zhihengliuella halotolerans DNA contains the following:
- a CDS encoding CocE/NonD family hydrolase, with the protein MRRICGLATDVHAGYPGAGTLVIRTPYGRSSPAVRAWGGRGPTVMAQDVRGRYDSPGTWMPYADEGSDGAATLAQAVRHDIAHGPFFPAGSSYEAHAALEGELAARNAGMSIAGVLAIVPALGLWETAHDPDGTPRWRDRIGWWHQHGFSSTPRAPLAPGTLDQLALRARTHGPLSVFSGAEYDADARAAWRRLWTAPPVDPARYGGPRAAPLLLVTGHHDFFRAETVELARNLTDTGRSVDVIDGPWGHGLMADLPAETERGRSIRRDGGLLAHVFGWIRARIEHEAPRGTYTELTTRGPRVRPLSTALSTIHLPIQENA; encoded by the coding sequence ATGAGAAGGATCTGCGGCCTGGCCACCGACGTGCATGCCGGATATCCGGGAGCCGGGACTCTCGTGATCCGCACGCCGTACGGCCGCAGTTCCCCCGCGGTTCGGGCCTGGGGCGGACGCGGTCCCACCGTGATGGCGCAGGACGTCCGCGGACGCTACGACTCCCCCGGTACCTGGATGCCGTACGCCGATGAAGGCAGCGACGGCGCCGCGACGCTGGCGCAGGCAGTCCGCCACGACATCGCGCATGGCCCGTTCTTCCCGGCGGGCTCCTCGTACGAAGCCCACGCCGCCCTCGAGGGCGAGCTGGCCGCCCGGAACGCCGGCATGAGCATCGCCGGCGTCCTCGCGATCGTTCCGGCCCTCGGCTTGTGGGAGACCGCCCACGACCCCGACGGCACGCCACGTTGGCGGGATCGCATCGGCTGGTGGCACCAACACGGATTCAGCAGCACACCTCGCGCGCCGCTTGCCCCCGGAACCCTCGATCAGCTGGCGCTCCGGGCCCGCACGCACGGTCCGCTCAGCGTGTTCTCCGGCGCAGAGTACGACGCCGATGCGCGGGCGGCGTGGCGGCGGCTCTGGACCGCACCGCCAGTGGATCCCGCCCGGTACGGGGGCCCGCGCGCTGCTCCGCTCCTGTTGGTCACGGGGCACCACGATTTCTTCCGCGCGGAGACGGTGGAGCTGGCACGAAACCTCACCGACACGGGCCGCAGCGTCGACGTCATCGACGGGCCGTGGGGTCACGGCCTCATGGCCGATCTTCCCGCGGAGACCGAGCGGGGCCGATCGATTCGGCGCGACGGCGGCCTGCTGGCCCACGTCTTCGGGTGGATTCGCGCTCGCATCGAGCACGAGGCTCCCCGCGGGACGTACACGGAGCTGACGACCCGCGGACCGCGCGTCCGGCCGCTGAGCACCGCTCTGAGCACCATCCACCTTCCGATCCAGGAGAACGCATGA
- a CDS encoding YncE family protein, producing the protein MNYFTSGRRLLVADHDAGSIHLVDPDADGPRAEDRLPGSFSFSEHAGSLHVPTGELVFVDESLGRVVVLDPTAEPAHAITQEIPVGVPAEHLACDASGRYLAVTSGLGTNTEAWNDVVTVVDRLTAGGARGRRFRSRVGEPGVVIAPGAPDPHVVLRHRMPGAVEMLNLHDVLEAPGNTPRLSGAVADGLGDAGHGDVLLPGGRTLLVATDAGVETWDLTGHPERRSIIDWEFPGRGYFLRWVPERRAVVTVLRRAGGQPGRWHEWDNSLWFHTPGDSRTQLLDLGPGLIFRCAPIAGGLAFARVHPDGDEVVVVSCPPNGTPHVSKRRRLPALKYGPVPGRTPWEKTQRRSIAADPQGSTIAVSQGGEGAVWVVDAHDDDHQPRVLNWPTPLHLGGALTWLHAPRGGDLDTVGR; encoded by the coding sequence ATGAACTACTTCACCTCCGGACGGCGACTGCTGGTGGCTGACCATGACGCGGGCAGCATCCACCTGGTGGATCCCGATGCTGACGGTCCACGCGCTGAAGACCGGCTGCCGGGCTCTTTCTCCTTCTCGGAACATGCCGGATCACTGCACGTACCCACGGGAGAGCTGGTCTTCGTGGACGAAAGCCTGGGCCGCGTTGTCGTGCTCGATCCGACGGCTGAGCCCGCACATGCCATCACGCAGGAGATCCCGGTCGGCGTGCCCGCTGAGCATCTGGCGTGCGACGCGTCCGGGCGCTACCTCGCGGTGACATCCGGGCTCGGAACCAATACGGAGGCATGGAACGACGTCGTGACCGTCGTCGATCGGCTTACCGCCGGCGGCGCCCGGGGCCGCAGGTTTCGGAGCCGCGTTGGCGAACCCGGCGTGGTGATTGCGCCGGGAGCCCCTGATCCGCACGTGGTGCTCCGCCACCGCATGCCGGGCGCGGTGGAGATGCTGAACCTGCATGACGTCCTCGAAGCCCCCGGGAACACCCCGCGATTGAGCGGTGCCGTCGCGGACGGGCTGGGAGACGCAGGGCACGGGGACGTTCTGCTTCCGGGAGGCCGAACATTGCTGGTGGCCACCGACGCCGGCGTGGAAACGTGGGACCTGACGGGTCACCCCGAACGTCGGTCCATCATCGATTGGGAGTTTCCCGGCCGTGGATACTTCCTGCGTTGGGTCCCGGAACGTCGAGCGGTGGTCACGGTGCTGCGCCGCGCCGGCGGCCAACCGGGGCGCTGGCATGAATGGGACAACTCGCTGTGGTTCCACACGCCTGGAGACAGCCGGACGCAGCTGCTGGACTTGGGCCCCGGGCTCATCTTCCGTTGCGCACCCATCGCCGGCGGGCTCGCGTTCGCCCGCGTTCACCCTGACGGAGACGAGGTGGTGGTGGTCTCCTGCCCGCCGAACGGCACGCCACACGTCAGCAAGCGGCGCCGACTGCCCGCGCTGAAGTACGGGCCCGTCCCGGGCCGCACACCGTGGGAGAAGACGCAGCGGCGATCGATCGCGGCGGATCCGCAGGGCTCCACCATTGCTGTGAGTCAAGGTGGCGAAGGCGCCGTCTGGGTGGTCGACGCGCATGACGACGACCACCAACCACGCGTCCTGAACTGGCCCACGCCCCTGCATCTCGGGGGCGCACTGACGTGGTTGCACGCCCCTCGAGGCGGAGATCTGGATACGGTCGGCCGTTGA
- the amiA gene encoding streptamidine family RiPP has protein sequence MQNENTQAMTEIAETEQLAHDSASHSNALVENPFD, from the coding sequence ATGCAGAACGAGAACACGCAGGCGATGACCGAGATCGCCGAGACCGAGCAGCTGGCCCACGATTCGGCTTCGCACTCCAACGCACTGGTCGAGAATCCGTTCGACTGA
- a CDS encoding YcaO-like family protein, translating to MRELTPEALVDPVAGIVRRVKDVRTPDDAPASYTSMTAEVSDARRLGDWPADRVSLGTTFGDRDGAWIAAVAEAMERYCGNYLPAQLPDDDHVISTRRELVASGRRPIGLDQLPQWAPWQLERPGFEYEQLGEDTPALWARCQDSAHTGGDGTEFWWPSALVHLNWRQRRLRHLPRVLHLNYAGIATGQGVDDATDRAVLEVIERDALEIWWHLGGPAVQVDPATVPGLVEQMGDCRLEYWAVMMPSEFAPCAAALVRDPSTGIYAAGFACRNDPAEAVRKAMLEAVHTWIYTGGTVDADGWVFQAVSAGLMAEGLYLRHRADARYLDDAGQQFERVRDLGAHVQIWQDPRTHDLADRFTDQGDPQPVSAFESVGMDEVYRRLRAAGHSVHIKDLTTSDVGLTSLRVVRALVPGLVPNAPAAFAYLGSPRLLDAATERGWRAERPSLPEDFTLVPPPHM from the coding sequence ATGAGAGAACTCACCCCCGAGGCCCTTGTCGACCCGGTTGCCGGGATCGTGCGGCGCGTGAAAGACGTGCGCACGCCCGACGACGCGCCGGCGTCGTACACGTCCATGACGGCTGAGGTCTCCGACGCGCGCCGCCTGGGCGACTGGCCAGCCGACCGCGTCTCGCTCGGGACGACGTTCGGGGATCGCGACGGCGCCTGGATCGCCGCCGTCGCGGAGGCCATGGAACGGTACTGCGGGAACTACCTGCCGGCGCAGTTACCGGACGACGACCATGTCATCAGCACCCGGCGCGAACTCGTCGCGTCCGGTCGGCGGCCGATCGGTCTCGACCAACTGCCGCAGTGGGCCCCGTGGCAGCTCGAACGCCCGGGCTTCGAATACGAACAGCTCGGCGAGGACACGCCGGCCCTGTGGGCGCGCTGCCAGGACAGCGCGCACACCGGCGGGGACGGCACCGAGTTCTGGTGGCCGTCGGCTCTCGTCCATCTCAACTGGCGGCAACGCCGGTTGCGCCATCTCCCCAGGGTGCTGCACCTGAACTACGCGGGCATCGCCACGGGTCAGGGAGTCGACGACGCGACAGACCGCGCCGTTCTGGAGGTCATCGAGCGGGACGCCCTGGAGATCTGGTGGCACCTCGGCGGTCCGGCGGTCCAGGTCGACCCGGCCACCGTTCCCGGCCTGGTAGAGCAGATGGGCGACTGCCGGCTCGAATACTGGGCCGTGATGATGCCCAGCGAGTTCGCCCCGTGCGCCGCGGCACTCGTGCGCGATCCGAGCACGGGAATCTACGCCGCTGGCTTCGCCTGCCGCAATGATCCCGCTGAGGCGGTCCGAAAAGCCATGCTGGAGGCGGTGCACACCTGGATCTACACCGGCGGCACCGTCGACGCCGACGGCTGGGTGTTCCAAGCCGTGTCCGCGGGACTCATGGCGGAGGGGCTCTATTTGCGCCACCGCGCCGACGCCAGGTATCTGGACGACGCCGGCCAGCAGTTCGAACGGGTCCGCGATCTCGGCGCGCACGTGCAGATCTGGCAGGATCCGCGCACTCACGACCTCGCGGACCGCTTCACGGACCAAGGGGACCCGCAGCCCGTCTCCGCGTTCGAGTCGGTGGGCATGGACGAGGTCTACCGCCGGCTCCGCGCCGCCGGACACTCGGTCCATATCAAGGATCTGACCACGTCGGACGTCGGCCTGACGAGCCTGCGCGTCGTCCGCGCCCTGGTGCCCGGGCTGGTGCCCAACGCCCCGGCCGCCTTCGCGTACCTCGGCTCGCCCCGCTTGCTGGACGCCGCGACAGAACGGGGTTGGCGGGCCGAGCGCCCGAGCCTCCCGGAGGATTTCACTCTTGTCCCGCCACCCCACATGTAA
- a CDS encoding metallopeptidase family protein, whose amino-acid sequence MPFTMDDDAFEDAVTRALDEIPERLRDVMDNVVVFIENRYEPGPGEDPDTVLLGLYDGVPLTERGMDWGEVPMPDRIFIYQEPILQMCDSEEEVVDEVTITVVHEVAHHFGIDDETLHKLGWG is encoded by the coding sequence ATGCCCTTCACGATGGACGACGATGCGTTCGAAGACGCCGTCACGCGAGCCCTGGATGAGATCCCCGAGCGCCTGCGCGACGTCATGGACAACGTCGTCGTCTTCATCGAGAACCGCTACGAACCCGGACCCGGCGAGGACCCCGACACCGTGCTGCTCGGCCTGTACGACGGCGTCCCGCTCACCGAGCGCGGCATGGACTGGGGCGAAGTCCCGATGCCCGATCGGATCTTCATCTACCAGGAGCCGATCCTTCAGATGTGCGATTCGGAAGAGGAGGTCGTCGACGAGGTGACGATCACGGTCGTGCACGAGGTCGCGCACCACTTCGGAATCGACGACGAGACCCTGCACAAGCTCGGGTGGGGCTGA
- a CDS encoding cation diffusion facilitator family transporter, with amino-acid sequence MGHDHGHSHGLSGGTATGRHRRKLVAVVIITLLGVVAQLIGAAISGSLSLLADAGHMLSDAAGVSIALLAAWVATRPATSKRTFGWQRAEVLAALANATILVVIAVVITIEAIGRFGQPADVAATPMLIAACIGLTANLISLSILHSGRKASLNLRGAYLEVLGDTLGSLAVIAAAIVIALTGSGLADPIASLAIAAMILPRAWSLMREVVDVLLEATPRHVDLDAVREHILSVEGVVGVHDLHAWTITSGVPVCSAHIVLDAAHFSAERTDEVLDALTECLGTHFDTEHCTFQLEPAEHSSHEHPTHD; translated from the coding sequence ATGGGTCACGACCACGGGCACAGCCACGGATTGTCTGGGGGCACGGCGACGGGCCGGCACCGGCGCAAGCTCGTTGCCGTCGTCATCATCACCCTCCTGGGCGTCGTCGCCCAGCTGATCGGCGCGGCGATCTCCGGTTCCCTCTCGCTGCTGGCGGACGCCGGGCACATGCTCTCCGACGCCGCGGGCGTCAGCATCGCGCTGCTGGCCGCTTGGGTCGCGACGCGCCCAGCCACGTCGAAGCGGACGTTCGGCTGGCAGCGTGCGGAGGTGCTCGCCGCGCTGGCCAACGCGACGATCCTCGTGGTCATCGCCGTCGTCATCACGATCGAGGCAATCGGCCGCTTCGGGCAACCAGCGGACGTCGCCGCCACACCCATGCTCATCGCGGCATGCATCGGCCTCACGGCCAACCTGATCAGCCTCTCGATCCTGCACAGCGGCCGCAAAGCGAGCCTCAACCTGCGCGGAGCCTACCTGGAGGTCCTCGGCGACACGCTCGGCTCGCTCGCGGTCATCGCCGCCGCGATTGTCATCGCGCTGACCGGATCCGGGCTGGCCGACCCGATCGCCTCCCTGGCGATCGCCGCCATGATCCTGCCGCGCGCCTGGTCCCTCATGCGCGAAGTCGTCGACGTCCTCCTGGAGGCCACGCCGCGACACGTGGACCTCGACGCGGTCCGCGAGCACATCCTCTCGGTCGAGGGCGTCGTGGGTGTACACGACCTGCACGCGTGGACCATCACGTCGGGCGTGCCGGTGTGTTCGGCGCATATCGTGCTCGACGCCGCCCACTTCTCCGCCGAGCGCACAGACGAGGTGCTCGACGCCCTCACCGAGTGCCTCGGCACGCACTTCGACACCGAACACTGCACCTTCCAGCTCGAGCCCGCGGAGCATTCCAGCCACGAACACCCCACGCACGACTGA
- a CDS encoding C40 family peptidase: MAQRHPLPVAFCALALVAGASLSGTTASASPQTGQLASVLGTSLPASPIAAAKLPTTAEVKAAKEDPTALQAMVERVESLIFDASHRVAEAEVAALSDQESATAAQEVLAERNAAAEDARRNAKAAEKYYEESQEAVGQLAGDLYRNAGVNPAVSALLTQSDSNDVLYKTSTMTALASNRARTLATADEAANLWSAWKDYAAACEQAAEEAAGISAAALDEAEREQASYEAALAEQERSRDELVGQLATLRETTAREEAERIEAREAEEREQQLAQAREQAPEIAPAAVPEPAAEAPAVPTPPPAVPDSEPAPSVITRPTPTKTPAPTQAPSPDVAPPTQTATPKPAPTKTAAPKPTKTATPKPSPTKTAAPKPAPTKTATPKPKPTKTAAPAPAPKPKPTPKPTPPPAPAPAPGSGSSAYEPAISWAVNIANDDRYTYLYGGNPPWQFDCSLFTQGAFRQGGVSLPRTSTQQYHSAPVKVPLSQLKRGDLVFSTSNGGSSFYHVAIYMGNGQVVHARNPSAGISVTPLSWVNNIHSYGVRY; this comes from the coding sequence ATGGCCCAGCGGCACCCCTTGCCCGTCGCCTTCTGCGCGCTCGCCCTCGTCGCGGGCGCATCCCTGAGCGGTACGACGGCATCCGCATCGCCCCAGACGGGTCAGCTCGCATCGGTGCTCGGCACCTCGCTCCCGGCGTCGCCCATCGCGGCCGCCAAGCTGCCGACGACCGCGGAGGTCAAGGCCGCCAAGGAGGACCCCACCGCACTGCAGGCCATGGTCGAGCGGGTCGAGTCGCTGATCTTCGACGCCAGCCACCGCGTCGCCGAGGCCGAAGTCGCCGCTCTGAGCGACCAGGAGTCCGCGACCGCCGCGCAGGAAGTCTTGGCCGAGCGCAATGCCGCCGCCGAGGACGCCCGCCGGAACGCGAAGGCCGCCGAGAAGTACTACGAGGAGAGCCAGGAGGCCGTCGGCCAACTCGCAGGCGACCTCTACCGCAACGCGGGCGTGAATCCCGCCGTCTCCGCACTGCTGACCCAGAGCGATTCCAACGACGTCCTCTACAAGACGTCCACCATGACCGCGCTCGCCTCCAACCGCGCCCGCACGCTGGCCACGGCCGACGAGGCCGCGAACCTCTGGTCGGCGTGGAAGGACTACGCCGCGGCGTGCGAGCAGGCCGCCGAGGAGGCCGCCGGCATCAGCGCGGCCGCGCTCGACGAGGCCGAACGCGAGCAGGCCAGCTACGAGGCCGCCCTGGCCGAGCAGGAACGCAGCCGCGACGAACTGGTCGGCCAGCTGGCCACGCTCCGCGAGACGACGGCCCGCGAAGAGGCCGAGCGCATCGAAGCCCGCGAAGCTGAGGAGCGCGAACAGCAGCTTGCGCAGGCCCGCGAGCAGGCCCCCGAGATCGCCCCTGCAGCCGTGCCCGAGCCCGCCGCCGAGGCACCAGCGGTGCCGACCCCTCCGCCGGCGGTCCCCGACAGCGAGCCGGCTCCCAGCGTGATCACGCGCCCGACGCCGACGAAGACCCCGGCTCCGACGCAGGCACCCTCCCCCGACGTTGCCCCGCCGACGCAGACCGCGACACCGAAACCGGCCCCGACCAAAACGGCCGCGCCGAAACCCACGAAGACGGCCACGCCCAAGCCGAGCCCGACCAAGACGGCCGCACCGAAGCCGGCCCCGACCAAGACGGCGACCCCCAAGCCCAAGCCGACGAAGACTGCGGCGCCGGCTCCCGCACCGAAACCGAAGCCGACTCCGAAACCGACTCCGCCTCCGGCCCCCGCGCCGGCACCGGGTTCCGGCAGCTCCGCCTACGAGCCGGCCATCTCATGGGCGGTCAACATCGCCAACGACGACCGCTACACGTATCTCTACGGCGGCAACCCGCCGTGGCAGTTCGACTGCTCCCTGTTCACCCAGGGCGCGTTCCGCCAGGGCGGCGTCTCGCTGCCGCGCACCTCGACGCAGCAGTACCACTCCGCGCCCGTCAAGGTCCCGCTGAGCCAGCTCAAGCGCGGCGACCTGGTGTTCTCGACGTCCAATGGCGGCAGCTCCTTCTACCACGTGGCCATCTACATGGGGAACGGGCAGGTCGTGCACGCCCGCAACCCGAGCGCCGGCATCTCCGTGACGCCGCTGAGCTGGGTCAACAACATCCACTCGTACGGCGTCCGTTACTAA
- a CDS encoding prolyl oligopeptidase family serine peptidase, producing the protein MNATLREWAEIPQATPPVYADHGMVTQHLRRPGADDAVVLWGAPGDWDIERPWTTPRPHIALPAGMVPRASLPGPNGALALTVSARGDETARLLVVPAPHASPQEVAGPAVRPGRFAWTDGGRSLIALGSDAPLRCDVDPARRRTDELHALPFAGPADMTEGLWSLGVGAHDTPLLIRRLHGHVTCWSWPGAGSTEWREVDVPRDALGRLVAVLGRGLVLADERTQSLRLHSWAGGPPIELPGDGIPLAAGLRGLDWSSTHAVLRIADDHRESLIRYDTRGPHTGRAGGAPEPIWRGEPGERVTALSLLPGGSAWWSSESPQHPCRIESFPATRGPSRSDPSQPPPQRGLRVEQQDIVVRDGERVSMQIARPEETEKPCGILVTCYGGFGVVHGLEHGPTVTAWARLGGITAAAQVRGGGERGPRWHAAGSGARKQTAVDDLVDCLRSLAFEGAGEGPLPLVLAGASHGGWLAAMAALEVPELLAGVVLTAPLLDVVAMSRHGYGRHWDEEFGHGAEPRARRGLSPLHRLRELPEDRVLPPFLVNSPQQDARLETSDAAEWCSELRSRGGEAHLRTEAGGHTGNGRNHADQRAEAVLVAAARWCAAR; encoded by the coding sequence GTGAACGCGACCCTTCGGGAGTGGGCGGAGATCCCGCAGGCGACGCCGCCTGTCTATGCTGACCACGGAATGGTGACCCAGCATCTTCGACGGCCGGGCGCTGACGACGCCGTCGTTCTCTGGGGAGCTCCCGGAGACTGGGATATCGAACGCCCCTGGACCACACCGCGTCCCCACATCGCCTTGCCTGCCGGCATGGTGCCCCGGGCGAGCTTGCCCGGGCCGAACGGTGCCTTGGCGCTGACCGTCTCCGCGCGCGGGGACGAGACTGCTCGGCTGCTCGTTGTCCCGGCCCCGCACGCGAGTCCGCAGGAAGTCGCCGGCCCCGCTGTCCGTCCGGGGCGCTTCGCATGGACTGACGGAGGCCGCAGCCTGATCGCTCTCGGGTCGGATGCCCCGCTGCGGTGCGACGTCGATCCTGCCCGCCGGCGGACGGATGAGCTGCACGCGCTACCGTTCGCGGGCCCCGCCGACATGACCGAAGGACTGTGGTCTCTGGGCGTCGGCGCCCATGACACGCCGCTGCTCATCCGCCGGCTGCACGGGCACGTCACCTGCTGGTCTTGGCCCGGCGCCGGCAGCACTGAGTGGCGCGAGGTGGATGTCCCGCGCGACGCCCTCGGGCGACTGGTGGCGGTGCTCGGGCGCGGACTCGTTCTCGCCGACGAACGGACCCAGAGTCTTCGCCTGCACTCGTGGGCGGGCGGGCCGCCGATAGAGCTCCCCGGCGACGGCATACCCCTCGCTGCGGGATTGCGGGGACTCGACTGGTCTTCAACCCATGCCGTGCTGCGGATCGCCGACGACCATCGGGAGAGCTTGATCCGCTATGACACTCGTGGGCCGCACACCGGGCGTGCGGGTGGTGCGCCGGAGCCCATCTGGCGCGGGGAACCCGGAGAACGCGTCACGGCCTTGTCGCTCCTTCCGGGCGGGAGCGCGTGGTGGAGCAGCGAGTCCCCGCAGCACCCCTGCCGGATCGAATCCTTTCCGGCGACGCGGGGACCTTCGCGTTCCGATCCGTCGCAGCCGCCGCCTCAGCGGGGACTTCGCGTGGAGCAGCAAGACATCGTCGTGCGGGACGGTGAGCGAGTCAGCATGCAGATTGCCCGACCGGAGGAGACGGAGAAGCCGTGCGGCATCCTGGTGACCTGCTACGGCGGATTCGGGGTGGTGCACGGCCTGGAGCACGGGCCGACGGTCACCGCATGGGCGAGGCTGGGCGGCATCACGGCTGCGGCGCAGGTCAGAGGTGGTGGCGAGCGAGGCCCCCGATGGCACGCGGCGGGGTCGGGAGCGCGCAAGCAAACCGCGGTTGACGACCTGGTGGACTGCCTGCGCAGCCTCGCGTTCGAAGGCGCGGGCGAAGGGCCGCTGCCACTGGTTCTGGCTGGGGCATCCCACGGTGGCTGGTTGGCTGCGATGGCCGCGCTCGAGGTCCCAGAACTGCTGGCCGGGGTGGTGCTCACGGCGCCGTTGCTCGACGTCGTCGCGATGTCGCGGCACGGGTACGGGCGCCACTGGGACGAAGAATTCGGTCACGGCGCTGAACCCCGCGCGCGGCGTGGTCTCTCACCGTTGCATCGCTTGCGCGAGCTGCCGGAGGACCGCGTCCTACCGCCGTTCCTCGTCAACTCGCCGCAGCAGGATGCCCGGCTTGAGACCTCCGATGCCGCCGAGTGGTGCAGCGAGTTGCGGAGCCGCGGCGGTGAGGCGCACCTGCGCACCGAGGCCGGCGGGCACACGGGCAACGGGAGGAACCACGCGGATCAGAGAGCGGAAGCGGTTCTTGTCGCCGCTGCGCGGTGGTGCGCGGCGCGGTAG